The DNA window agcggccgcagcagcaacagcaaagccacagccactgcCTCAAGGCCAGAGCCCCAAGACTATTCAAAGTGAGGTAGCAAAAGCTGATGGCGAAGAGAAGGTGGAGCAAGAGACAATCGTTGAAAAGGCGGCCGAAAATGCGGAAAATTCAACAGCAGAAgtagcaccaacagcagcagcaccaccagcagcagaagaagagcAAACAGAGacatcaattgctgctgctgcttacgctGACGCAGAGCCGACATCGACTGCGCCGCCTAACGAAGCGACAGACGCCGAGCGTTTAAACGAAGTCGAAGCTGACAATGGCAGTGATGACaacacaacaaatacaaaaccaacaacaacagctccaacaacaacaacaaatactacTGTAAAATTGGAGCAGGAAacattgaaaattgcagcagctgcaaatattgcAGAGACTGAGACTGCAACGAGAACCGGAgatgcagcaactgcaagcgAAACTATTAAGACTGAGGCTGAAGTTGAAGCTGCCGCCAATGCCGACGCTAACATCGACGCGCAGGCAGAGCTTGAGGCGTCAACtttagcagcgctgccagaTGAAACAAGCACaataccagcagcagcgacaacagcaacaacaatactaACAGTCGAGGTCACAGCAGctacaagcacaacaacaacaacaacagcagcagcagcagcatcgccaGCACCGGCGTTGCcatcgccgctgctgctaaaaGTTACCGAAGCTGCTCCACTTGTTGTCAACGCTGCTGTTAACAGTGACGTAACAGATTCAACGTTGATGTATGCTgttaatgctgttgctgccagcgaCGACAGCGCCGCTGCTGATAAAAACGTAAGTACATAAATATGAGCCAtgtctctctatgtgtgtgtgtgtgtgtgtgtatatcttTTTAATGTTTGATACACTTGctgtgtaaattatttatttttgtttaaagagCGAGCGCGCATGATTTTTCcctttttaagcaaattcttgttatatttttgctgcactCAAATAacatataaaagtaataaataatagtataTAGGTagataagaaaatatatataggtacacacatacatacatacgtatgttaTCTGTTTAGTTTGGATGAATAATTGCTAAGTATTGATCGTCATCAATGCACCTTCTCTCTaactctgtctctctctctctctctcgcacatTTACGTGCTCTCTTTATTGATGAAACTTTTCGGGCAAAGCataatttgttgaaattagGGGAACTCTGCTTTTGATTAAGGGGATGCACACttttatttgtagttttaaaatttagtgaAAAACAGTGATGAAcaacatttttggttttgcttattttgaatCTTTGGTGGTTTGTTTGGCTATAAAGAAaacatatgtaaaataaactatttaaaactGATGATAATtttttctaaaaaataaaataatttatttataatattgacTGTAGTTAAATGCAGACACTGagctcaatttttttttttaatattatgtattttatatattgtttagaacttttattgaatttaatttgcagtttagctaaataaataaacagcaactaGCGTGACagttgacacacacacacatacacagagaggGGTGTGTAAGTGATAAGGGTGGGGTTGGTGGGGGGGTGGGGTCATTTGTGTAGGGGGTTTCAACCAAGATTGTGTAGACAGCGGTTGCCAGGCCAACCCCAGGCTACAAACGCGAATTGCGCTTAACGAAATCAGTCCGTGATATATAGtgactatataaatatatatactatatgcttTAGATAAACGATGAGCATGTCGAGCACTCGAGAGAGTGTTAGTGTGTGAAAGAGCGAACGAGTGCTGGGGGTGGGGGGAGGAAAGAGAactgattaattttaattttaaatgcttgttgtttgtgcgCAGGAACAAAATGCGAGCAGCACGCGTCGCTTGCGTCGCACACCGCGACCCACAGAGGAGctgccagagcagcagccggaGAAGGAAAGGGAAAAGGAGCTGGTGGAAGTGGAGCAGAGCCAAGAGCAGCTAACTGAGAGTCAGGAGCAGCAGACTGATGTCAAGAAGGAGCCTGAAAAGTTGAGCATTGAGCCGCCAGTTAAGCGTGGGCGTGGACGCGCCAAGAAGATTCGACCAGAAGCGGAACAGCAgcctccgccgccgccgcaacAGGAGGGCGCTGAAGAGAGTGAGCGAAAAGTGGGACGCAAACGCAAGCTGGCCGaggaggagctgcagctgaatgAGCTGCAGATAAAGACAGAGCAGGAGGAGGATGCCACGcccagtggcagcagcagcagcggtgaTGCCAAGCGCATGCGCCGCAGCGTGCGTTTGGGCAATCGCACAGATGCAGGTCAGCAATGGCCAGAAGATGTGAAACTAgagccagcagcgctgccaccgccagcagctgcagagctGGCACCAACGCTGCTGGACGAGAAGACGCCGCCCAAGAAACGTGGACGCAAAGCCAAAATACAAGTGCCGCCTgtggaggcagcagcagcagcagcaacacaaagcGTAGGCGTAGGCATGCCGATGGGCGTGGCCGTATCACTTACCAACGGCAACAAGCCGCGCGCCACGCTGGAGCAGCCGCTGCCCAAACGCTCCAAGCGGCGCATCAAGCCCACACCCAAGATACTGGAAAACGATGAACTGCGCTGCGAATTCGAAACGAAGCACATCGAGCGCATGGCCCAATGGGAAGCTGCAGAGGAGTGTGAGGAGGCCGCGGCGGCGACAGCGGCGGCATTGACTCCCACCAGCTCCCACTGCTCCGCCTCGCGCCAGAAGAGcgaaaagagcgagagcagcttGGATCATGCGCATCCCGCTGGCAGTGCTGCCATTAAGAAGCGTCTGCTCTTCAAATCGCAACGCGACATAGACAACTCGgatgcagcgctgcttgccaaGAGTCTGCAGCCAGCTTGTCCCGACTTTGAGCAGTTCATGAGCGAAATCAAGGCAGACAAGCTGAATGCCAATCGTTCGCCCGAGGAGCGCAAGCTGAACAAGAAGCAACAACGCAAGCTGGCCAAGCAAAAGGAGAAGCATCTAAAGCAGCTGGGCCTGCGACGCAAGAACGCCGAGCTGGCCAGCGAGAACGACAGCTCCAACACCGACAACGAGGAGTTTGTGCCCACCACGCGGGTGCATGTGGGCAAGCCCAGCGTCACTTTGCGTCTACGCAATGCCGCCAAGgagctgcaagcagcagcagctgctgccacgccgACGCCCAAGCTCACACGCAAggccaaagcagcgcagcaggaTCAGCAGGATGCTGTGCCCAGCACTtcggcagcggcggctgcagctgctgctaactcCGCTGCAGCCATAACAACCACAGCGGGCACTAGAGCCAGAGCTGGCCATAAGGAATTTATTTGTCTCTGCCAGCAGAGCTCGCAGTACTATGCACGCAATGCTCCGGACTCCTCCTACTGCTGTGCCATTGATAACATTGATGAGCAGAAGATTGGCTGCTGCAATGAGCTCGCCTCCGAGGTGCACAATCTGCTGCGTCCCAGCCAACGGGTCGGCTACATGATACTCTGCGATGATCACAAGAAGCGTCTGCAGTCGCACAATTGCTGCGCCGGCTGCGGCATCTTTTGCACTCAGGTGAGCAtgaaagagatagcaatatgttatatatttaattgatttattattgcagGGCAAGTTTATgttatgcaagcagcagcatttctTTCATCCCGACTGCGCGCAGCGTTTCATACTCAACAGTCCCTATGAGacgcccacaacaacaacaacaacagcagcagccacatcaacaacaacaacaacaacaacatcagcagcagctgcagcagcagcagccagcaatgccaatgccagcaacaactttgCCAGTCCCTTGCTGGTCTTAAAGTGTCCACACTGTGGTCTCGATACGCCCGAACGCACCTCCACCGTCACCATGAAATGCCAATCCTTGCCCGTATTTTTGCCAGctcaaaaaaccaaaatgtaAGCCTCCACCCAACCAGCAAATATTTCATGCAGTATAATCCTcatcttttgcttttagtaaACCCGCCAAGTTGACCACGTCAGCGCATCTCAGCCAGCTTGCCAATCGCAGCGGCGTCGCTGGCAAGACACGCTCCAAGACCGGCAGCCTCAAAGCCAATGGCACACGTCCAGCCAAATCGAATTCATCCTCTGCCGGCGGCTCATCGAGCATTCCCTTTGAGCAGCTCATACCCGAGTCGGTGATGAATGTTGTGCTGCGTGGTCACATCGTCTCCAGCAGTGGACGCGTCACCACCGAGTTCAGCTCACGCGACATGTACTACGCCGTGCAGAACGATGATCTGGAGCGCGTAGCCGAAATATTGGGTAAGTGTAGCTTCaagaaaaatacaattatttctCAATATACAGCAGAGAACTTTTAAGACAATTcaatatatcgatagtatcgattaaatgcttaattgcAAGCTA is part of the Drosophila busckii strain San Diego stock center, stock number 13000-0081.31 chromosome X, ASM1175060v1, whole genome shotgun sequence genome and encodes:
- the LOC108606471 gene encoding histone-lysine N-methyltransferase EHMT2, which encodes MYAVNAVAASDDSAAADKNEQNASSTRRLRRTPRPTEELPEQQPEKEREKELVEVEQSQEQLTESQEQQTDVKKEPEKLSIEPPVKRGRGRAKKIRPEAEQQPPPPPQQEGAEESERKVGRKRKLAEEELQLNELQIKTEQEEDATPSGSSSSGDAKRMRRSVRLGNRTDAGQQWPEDVKLEPAALPPPAAAELAPTLLDEKTPPKKRGRKAKIQVPPVEAAAAAATQSVGVGMPMGVAVSLTNGNKPRATLEQPLPKRSKRRIKPTPKILENDELRCEFETKHIERMAQWEAAEECEEAAAATAAALTPTSSHCSASRQKSEKSESSLDHAHPAGSAAIKKRLLFKSQRDIDNSDAALLAKSLQPACPDFEQFMSEIKADKLNANRSPEERKLNKKQQRKLAKQKEKHLKQLGLRRKNAELASENDSSNTDNEEFVPTTRVHVGKPSVTLRLRNAAKELQAAAAAATPTPKLTRKAKAAQQDQQDAVPSTSAAAAAAAANSAAAITTTAGTRARAGHKEFICLCQQSSQYYARNAPDSSYCCAIDNIDEQKIGCCNELASEVHNLLRPSQRVGYMILCDDHKKRLQSHNCCAGCGIFCTQGKFMLCKQQHFFHPDCAQRFILNSPYETPTTTTTTAAATSTTTTTTTSAAAAAAAASNANASNNFASPLLVLKCPHCGLDTPERTSTVTMKCQSLPVFLPAQKTKIKPAKLTTSAHLSQLANRSGVAGKTRSKTGSLKANGTRPAKSNSSSAGGSSSIPFEQLIPESVMNVVLRGHIVSSSGRVTTEFSSRDMYYAVQNDDLERVAEILAADYNVLQRMREFLNGTCLHLVAHSGTLQMAYLLLCKGASLQNFVNIVDSELRTALMCAVMNEKCDMLNLFLQCGADVAIKGPDGMTSLHIAAKLGSLEAAQLIVDSYRSSQNIANFLSLIDAQDEGGWTAMVWAAELGHTDIVSLLINHGANPNICDNDNNTVLHWSTLHNDGLETITVLLQAGADCNVQNVEGDTPLHIACRHSVTRMCIALIANGADLMIKNRHEQLPFDCIPNEESECGRIVGFNMQMRSFRPLGLRTRVVCADASNGRELRPIQAVRNELIMSEHEDEADALMWPDFKYITTCIIQQNSVQIDRRVSQMRICSCLDSCSSDACQCNGASSQNWYTAESRLNCDFNYDDPAVIFECNDVCGCNQLSCKNRVVQNGIRVPLQIVECEETSKGWGVRALANVPKGSFVACYTGEILTAPEADRRTDDSYYFDLNNGHCIDANYYGNISRFFNHSCEPNILAVRVFYEHQDYRFPKIAFFACRDIDAGEEICYDYGDKFWRAEQRSGCKCLTDSCKYALHPESSNPSPDNATEPTSTTNEERSFEGFSNDVQQHHI